The region TGCATCTTTTGTAGCAAGAGAAACTATGCTTGATCCTAAAAAACTAGAGAGAGTTTTTGTAAAAGGTTTAGAACACAATGGATACTCTTTCTTTGATATTTTCTCAAACTGTCACGTTAATCTTGGAAGAAAAAATAAAATGAATTCTGCAATGGCAAATTTAGAATGGATCGATTCAATTAGTATGGCAAAAACTAAATTTGATAAATTAGATGATGCTGAGAAAAATGGAATATTTCCAACTGGTATTCTTAAACAAAACACTGAAGCGAAAGAGTATACAGATATGTATGCTAAAGTTAAAGAAGCACACCAAAATAAAACTGCGGTAGAACTATAAGGAGAACACAATGGCTAGAACATTAATGAGATTTACAGGTGTTGGTGGACAAGGTGTACTTCTTGCAGGTGCAATCTTTGCAGCAGCAAAAATTAAAGCTGGTGGATATGGATTAAAAACTGCAACATATACTTCACAAGTAAGAGGTGGAGCAACTGTTGTTGATATTACATTAGAAGATGATCCTATTTTATATCCTTATGCAAATGATGGAGAGATTGACTTTATGCTTTCAGTTGCACAAGTATCTTATGACCAGTTTAAATCAGGAGTTAAACCAGGAGGTACAATTGTTATTGAACCAAATCTTGTAACTCCAACCCAAGAGGATAAAGAAACTTGGAATATTTATGAAATTCCAATTATTACAATCGCAAAAGAAGAAGTAGGAAATGTTATTACTCAATCAGTTCTTGCATTATCAATTGCCAACTATATGACCGGTCATACAGTTGATGATGAAATACTAAGAGAAGCAATGCTTTCAAAAGTACCTGAAAAGGTACATGATATAAACAATAAAGCTTTCGATTTAGGTATAAAATACGCTAAACAAGCAACTGCTTAAATTATAATAAGTCCTTTTTTAATTAAAGGGCTTATTTCTTTTTTATATAAAATAACTTTAGAAACTTTAGAAACTTTAAGTTTAATACTAATAAAATGTACTTCTATAATATAAGGATTTTTTATGAAAAACTTAAAACTTATATTTTCAATTTTAATAATACTTACTATTATTGGGTGTAAAGAAAAAGACAACTATACCTATGATGAAATAATAATATTAACTCCAAACTTTGATAAACAAATAACTTCACCTATAAAGAAAGAAGCATTAGAATACCAGAAAAATCATAATTTATTTATAAATATTGTTTCTCCTAGTTGGGAAGATATGCCAAAAAAAATATCTGAATCACTAAACGATGAAAACATAAATTATGATATTTTTGTATTATTTTCTTCTTGGGCTGGTTCCTTACTATCAAAAAATGATGCTGCTGAAATTCCAGATGAAATTAAAGAAAAAATTGATTGGGATGATATTTTACCTATTTATAAAAATAATATTTTAAAATGGAATAAAAAATACTTTTTTTTACCCTATGATGGTGATTGTATAATACTATATTATAGAAAAGATATATTTGAAAATCCTAAATATCAAAAAGAGTTTAAAACAAGATATAAATATGAACTGTCTCCTCCAAAAACCTGGAAACAATATAAAGATATTGCTGAGTTTTTCAATGGTTGGGATTGGGATAACGATGGTAAAATTGAATATGGTTTTGCTGAAAGTAGAATTAAAGGATATGGTACAACTTTTCAATTTTTAACTAAAGCAGCTGCATACACCAAATATCCAGATAACAATTACTTCTACTTTGATGAAAATATGAAACCTTTAATAAATAATGAAGGTTTTATAAATGCATTAGAAGACTTTGTAGAGATAATGAAATTTGCTCCACCTAATATAAAAAACTACTCTCCAGCAGAAGTTAGAATGAGTTTTATAACAGGTGAAGTGGCTATGGCATTAGACTGGGCAGATATAGGAACAATGGCTAATAATGCAAAAGAATCAATAGTAAAAGGTAAAATTGCTTATGCGAAACTTCCTGGTAGTAATAAAACTTTTAATAATAAAACTAATAAATGGGAATATTTCTATAATGCACCCTCTTCAATAAATGGAAACTGGGTTATTGTAGTAAATAAAAATTCAGAGAATCTAAAAAAAGCTTTTGATTTTGCTGCACATATGACATCAAAAGATATTACAAAAAAATATGTGACAAAAGGTGAATCAGGAATTAATCCTTCAAGATATTCACATCTTAATAAGGACAATTTAGAAGATTGGATAAATGATGGCTTTTCAAAAAATGAAGCAAAAGCTTATTTAGATGTAATTTTAGAATCACTTGAGAATAAAAATGTGATTAGTGACTTAAAAATACCCCAAAGTTCTGAATATTATAAAGTATTTGAAAACTATTTAAACTTAGTTGTCAAAGGAGAGCTAACTCCTAAAGAGGCTTTAAACTCAATTGCAAAAAGATGGAACCAAATAACCAATACTTATGGGTTGGAGAAACAAAAAAGATTTTATAAGGAAACAATTAATGAGTGATTTTAAGATTAAAGAGATAACCTTTTATAGTTTCTTATATTTAATAATTGGTTTATTAATCACTAGTGTCATTTTATATTTTTCACTAACAAAAATAAGAAATTTAAATGAACAATTATCAAAATTAACATTATTACAAAATAGTTTTCTTAAAATGAAAGTCAATAGTGAAAATTTACTTATAACTACTGATATTACAAATAATAAACAAATCTGGTTAGAATCAGTATATAATTTCAATAATGACTTAAAAAGATAC is a window of Halarcobacter sp. DNA encoding:
- a CDS encoding extracellular solute-binding protein, yielding MKNLKLIFSILIILTIIGCKEKDNYTYDEIIILTPNFDKQITSPIKKEALEYQKNHNLFINIVSPSWEDMPKKISESLNDENINYDIFVLFSSWAGSLLSKNDAAEIPDEIKEKIDWDDILPIYKNNILKWNKKYFFLPYDGDCIILYYRKDIFENPKYQKEFKTRYKYELSPPKTWKQYKDIAEFFNGWDWDNDGKIEYGFAESRIKGYGTTFQFLTKAAAYTKYPDNNYFYFDENMKPLINNEGFINALEDFVEIMKFAPPNIKNYSPAEVRMSFITGEVAMALDWADIGTMANNAKESIVKGKIAYAKLPGSNKTFNNKTNKWEYFYNAPSSINGNWVIVVNKNSENLKKAFDFAAHMTSKDITKKYVTKGESGINPSRYSHLNKDNLEDWINDGFSKNEAKAYLDVILESLENKNVISDLKIPQSSEYYKVFENYLNLVVKGELTPKEALNSIAKRWNQITNTYGLEKQKRFYKETINE
- a CDS encoding 2-oxoacid:acceptor oxidoreductase family protein, with the translated sequence MARTLMRFTGVGGQGVLLAGAIFAAAKIKAGGYGLKTATYTSQVRGGATVVDITLEDDPILYPYANDGEIDFMLSVAQVSYDQFKSGVKPGGTIVIEPNLVTPTQEDKETWNIYEIPIITIAKEEVGNVITQSVLALSIANYMTGHTVDDEILREAMLSKVPEKVHDINNKAFDLGIKYAKQATA